The Skermanella pratensis genome has a window encoding:
- the bchL gene encoding ferredoxin:protochlorophyllide reductase (ATP-dependent) iron-sulfur ATP-binding protein, which yields MTTTLLRRPDGEGSVQVKLDPSVRIEGAKVFAVYGKGGIGKSTTSSNLSVAFSKLGKRVLQIGCDPKHDSTFTLTKRLVPTVIDILETVNFHSEELRPEDFVFEGYNGVMCVEAGGPPAGTGCGGYVVGQTVKLLKEHHLLDDTDVVIFDVLGDVVCGGFAAPLQHADRALIVTANDFDSIFAMNRIVAAIHAKARNYDVRLGGVIANRSAGTDQIDRFNNVVGLETLARFPDLDAIRRSRLKKATLFEMEPSPELEAVQAEYLRLAATLWAGTEPLAPKPMKDRDIFDLLGFD from the coding sequence ATGACCACCACTCTTTTAAGACGCCCGGATGGCGAAGGCAGCGTGCAGGTCAAGCTGGACCCGAGCGTCAGGATCGAAGGCGCGAAAGTCTTCGCCGTGTACGGCAAGGGCGGCATCGGCAAGAGCACGACCTCGTCCAACCTGTCCGTCGCTTTCTCCAAGCTGGGCAAGCGGGTGCTCCAGATCGGCTGCGATCCCAAGCACGACAGCACCTTCACGCTGACCAAGCGGCTGGTCCCGACGGTGATCGACATCCTGGAGACGGTGAACTTCCATTCGGAGGAGCTTCGGCCCGAGGATTTCGTGTTCGAGGGCTACAACGGCGTGATGTGCGTCGAGGCCGGCGGGCCGCCGGCGGGAACCGGCTGCGGCGGCTACGTGGTCGGCCAGACGGTCAAGCTCCTGAAGGAGCATCACCTGCTCGACGACACCGACGTGGTGATCTTCGACGTGCTGGGCGACGTGGTGTGCGGCGGCTTCGCGGCCCCGCTCCAGCATGCCGACCGGGCGCTGATCGTCACCGCCAACGACTTCGACAGCATCTTCGCGATGAACCGCATCGTGGCGGCGATCCACGCCAAGGCGCGCAACTACGATGTCAGGCTGGGCGGCGTGATCGCCAACCGGAGCGCCGGGACCGACCAGATCGACCGCTTCAACAACGTCGTCGGGCTGGAGACCCTGGCCCGCTTCCCGGACCTGGACGCGATCCGGCGCAGCCGCCTGAAGAAGGCCACCCTGTTCGAAATGGAGCCGTCGCCCGAGCTGGAGGCGGTCCAGGCGGAATATCTGCGGCTGGCGGCCACGCTGTGGGCCGGGACCGAGCCGCTGGCGCCGAAGCCCATGAAGGACCGGGACATCTTCGATCTGCTGGGGTTCGACTGA